The genome window TTTGAGTTCGGTCGCTTTCGCCTCGAGGCGGTCGACGCCCTCGGCAGTGTCGTCGCTATCGGCGATGATGTCGATGAGTGCGCTACCGACGATGACGCCGTCGGCGCCCGCCTCGACGATCTCGGTCGCGTGGTCGCCCTCGCTGACGCCGAAGCCGACCGCTTTTGGGACGTCGTAGTCGGCGAGACGTTGCAGACTCTCGTGGGTCGCCGTCGAAACGTCACCGCGCGCGCCGGTCGTCCCGAGTCGCGCCTGGACGTAGGCGAAGCCGGACACCTGGGACATGATGGTCTCGAGGCGTTCGCCTTCGGTCGTCGGCGCGACGATGAAGACGAGGTCGAGTCCGTGCTCGTCACAGGCCGCCCGGAGCGGGTCGGCCTCCTCGGCAGGGAGGTCGGGAACGATGATCCCCGAGAGCCCGACCTCGGCGGCGCGTTCGACGAACGGCCGGACGTCCGCCTCGGGACCGTACTGCAACACCATGTTGTAGTATGTCATCACCAGCAGCGGTGCCTCCGTCTCGAGGTCGTCGACGAGGTCGAAGAAGCCGTCGGGCGTGGTGCCGGCCTCGAGCGCGCGGTTGATCGCCGCCTGGATCGTCGGCCCCTCCGCGATCGGCTCGGAAAATGGCAACCCGAGTTCGATCAGGTCCGCCCCACCGCGGTCGAGGGCTTCGACGTACGCTTTCGTGTCCTCGAGCGACGGGTCGCCCGCGGTGACGTAGGTGATGAGCGCGGGGTCGTTCTCGCGGATCGTGGCCTCGATGTCGCTGTCCGTACCGCCATCGGCGCGAACGGCTCGCTCCTGGCCGTCACTCCCCGTTCGGTGGTTCCGAGGATCTCCTCCCGCCGGTCGTCGATCCTCGCTATTCACCGTCGAACACCTCCACGTCCGGTGCGGCCTCGAGGTCGCGTTTCTCGGTTTCCTCGAGGACGGTCTCTAGGTCCTTGTCGCCCCGGCCGGAGACGTTGACGACGATGAGGTCGCCGAGGTCCCCGTGGGACTCCTCTAGATAGCCGAAGGCGTGGCTCGTCTCGAGGGCGGGGATGATCCCCTCGAGTCGGGAGAGTCGGTGGAAACCGTTCAGTGCAGCCTCGTCGCCGACGCTGACTGGGGTGACCCGCCCCGTCTCGACGAGATGGGACAGTTCGGGGCCGACACCGGCGTAATCGAGGCCTGCGCTCACGCTGTGTGATTCCATGATCTGGCCGTCGCCGCTCTGGAGCAGTTTCGTCATCGCGCCGTGGAGGACGCCGTCGGTGCCCGTCGAGAGCGTCGCGGAGTTGGGTGCCAGCGCGTTCTCCTCGTCGATCTCGAGGCTCGAGCCGCCGGCTTCGACGGCGTACAGCCCGACGTGCTCTCGCGGGCTCTGCCCGCTCGAGTCATCCGTGGAGCGTAGCTCCGCGCTCTCCTCGTCGTCGACGAACGCGTGAAACGTCCCCATCGTGTTCGAGCCGCCGCCGGCACAGGCGATCACGCTGTCGGGGAGTCGGCCGGCCTGCTCCTGGATCTGCTCGCGGGTTTCCTGACCGATGACGGCCTGGAAGTCCCGGACGAGTTTCGGGAACGGGTGGGGGCCGACGATGCTCCCGATGACGTAGTGGGTGTTCTCGACGGTCGTCGCCCAGTCGCGCATCGTCTCGTTGATCGCTTCCTTCAGGGTGGCGCTACCGGCGTCGACGGGGTTCACCTCGGCACCGTTCATCCGCATCCGGTAGACGTTCGGGCGCTGGCGATTGACGTCGGTTCGACCCATGTAAATTTCACAGGGCATCTCGAGGTGGGCTGCGGCCATCGCCGTCGCCGTGCCGTGCTGGCCCGCGCCGGTTTCGGCGACGATCCGTTCTTTGCCCATGTACTTCGCGAGCAGGACCTGCCCAAGGGCGTTGTTCAGCTTGTGTGCGCCGCCGTGGAGGAGGTCCTCGCGTTTGAGATAGATCTCGCGATCGTAGCGCTCGCTCAGTCGGTCGGCCCGTTGCAGCGGCGTCGGCCGGCCACCGAACTCGCGGAGCCGCTCGCGGAACTCGTCCATGAAGCCGTCCTCGTTCTCGAGGACATACCGCTCGTAGGCGTCCTCGAGTTCCTGCAGCGCCGGCATCAGCGCCTCGGGGACGTACTGGCCGCCGTAGTCGCCGAACGTCGGGTCGGCGTCGCGGTCGTCCGTACTCATGGTTTCTCTCCGTTCGTCGCGTCGGTCGTCGGTTGTGGTGTCCTCATGATCACTCGTCTCCTGTCGTCGCCTGTGTCAGTCGTCGTGTGTTCGCCGTTATGTCCGTCTCTCCAGTACCGTAGTCCATGATCGCGCTGCCGACCAGCAGGGCGTTTGCGCCCGCCTCGCGCATCCGTCGGACGTCTTCGGGCGAGGAGATACCGCTTTCGGCGATCAGGGTGACGTCGTCGGGTACCTCGGTTGCCACCGACTCGAAGGTTCCGAGATCGACCTCGAGTCGAGCCAGATCGCGGTTGTTGACGCCGATGAGGTCGGCACCTGCTTCGAGAGCGGACTCGAGTTCCGCTCGGTCGTGAACTTCGACCAGCGGTTGAAACCCACGCTCGCGAGCAGCTGCGACGAGCGCCTCGAGATCGTCGACGAAGCGTGCGATCAGCAGGAGCAGATCGGCCTCGACGACGTCCAACTGCGCTTCGTGCATGATGAAGTCCTTTCGGAGGACCGGGACGTCGACGGCATCTCGAACCCGTCGCAGGGACTCGGCGGAGCCGCCGAAGTGATCGGGCTCGGTCAACACCGAGATCGCCGTAGCCCCGCCTTCGACCATTGCCTCGGCGAGAGCCGCAGGATCGTCGTCTCGAGTCCCCTCGGCGGTTGGACTCGTCGGTTTCACTTCGGCGACGACCGGCACGCGGCCCGCCGCCTCCGCACGGTCGATCGCGTCCGACAGCGAGCGTGCGTCGACAGAGACGCGGTCGCCGCCTCCCGGGCGCTCACGAGCGGCCTCGAGGATCGAAGCCACCGCGGGCGCGAGCTCCGTTTCGGAGTTCATTGTTGTACATCAACGTACTCATATGTACAAAAGCCTTGCGTCATCGGAACCCCGTTGGTGGTCGATCGGCCCACTTGTTTTGTCGCACGTACAACACAACCCCGTCTGTGAACGTGCCTCGAACACCCTGACCGAAGACGGCGGAGCCGAGACCGGCGATTATTCAAGTCCATGGTCCGTATTCACGGTGCATGGAGGACGTCACGGACGCCGGTATCTACGCGCGGGAATCGACGTATCTCGACCGATACGTACAACTCGGCGTAGCCAGCGGACGCGTACTGAGCGTCTCGTTTCCGGAGACACCGGACGGAGAGGCAGAACCCGAACATCCCGTTCTCGAGCAAATCTTCGAGTACTTAGACGGCATCGAACCCGTCACGTTCGAGAACGTCCAGGTCGCACTGACGATGCCGACTGACCAGCGGGCGGTGCTCGAGCAGGTTCGAGAGATCCCGTACGGAAATCAGGTCGACGTCGAGCGCCTCGCTCGAATGACTCCCGAACTCGACCCCGACAACGAGGACGATCTTATTCTGGTCAGAACGGCACTCGACGAGAACCCTGCGCCACTGTTGCTCCCCGACCACCGGGTACGTGACGGGCCGAGCGCCGCGCCGCCGGCCATCGAGCAGAAGCTCCGGTCGCTCGAGGAACTGTAGCGACCCCGTCCCAGCGCTGGATCACCGACTGCCACGCAGCGACGCCAGTGAC of Natrarchaeobaculum sulfurireducens contains these proteins:
- the trpA gene encoding tryptophan synthase subunit alpha; translated protein: MNSEDRRPAGGDPRNHRTGSDGQERAVRADGGTDSDIEATIRENDPALITYVTAGDPSLEDTKAYVEALDRGGADLIELGLPFSEPIAEGPTIQAAINRALEAGTTPDGFFDLVDDLETEAPLLVMTYYNMVLQYGPEADVRPFVERAAEVGLSGIIVPDLPAEEADPLRAACDEHGLDLVFIVAPTTEGERLETIMSQVSGFAYVQARLGTTGARGDVSTATHESLQRLADYDVPKAVGFGVSEGDHATEIVEAGADGVIVGSALIDIIADSDDTAEGVDRLEAKATELKAGAVRGTGDGRPDPDAPEPEHP
- the trpB gene encoding tryptophan synthase subunit beta, which translates into the protein MSTDDRDADPTFGDYGGQYVPEALMPALQELEDAYERYVLENEDGFMDEFRERLREFGGRPTPLQRADRLSERYDREIYLKREDLLHGGAHKLNNALGQVLLAKYMGKERIVAETGAGQHGTATAMAAAHLEMPCEIYMGRTDVNRQRPNVYRMRMNGAEVNPVDAGSATLKEAINETMRDWATTVENTHYVIGSIVGPHPFPKLVRDFQAVIGQETREQIQEQAGRLPDSVIACAGGGSNTMGTFHAFVDDEESAELRSTDDSSGQSPREHVGLYAVEAGGSSLEIDEENALAPNSATLSTGTDGVLHGAMTKLLQSGDGQIMESHSVSAGLDYAGVGPELSHLVETGRVTPVSVGDEAALNGFHRLSRLEGIIPALETSHAFGYLEESHGDLGDLIVVNVSGRGDKDLETVLEETEKRDLEAAPDVEVFDGE
- the trpC gene encoding indole-3-glycerol phosphate synthase — its product is MNSETELAPAVASILEAARERPGGGDRVSVDARSLSDAIDRAEAAGRVPVVAEVKPTSPTAEGTRDDDPAALAEAMVEGGATAISVLTEPDHFGGSAESLRRVRDAVDVPVLRKDFIMHEAQLDVVEADLLLLIARFVDDLEALVAAARERGFQPLVEVHDRAELESALEAGADLIGVNNRDLARLEVDLGTFESVATEVPDDVTLIAESGISSPEDVRRMREAGANALLVGSAIMDYGTGETDITANTRRLTQATTGDE
- a CDS encoding MGMT family protein; translated protein: MEDVTDAGIYARESTYLDRYVQLGVASGRVLSVSFPETPDGEAEPEHPVLEQIFEYLDGIEPVTFENVQVALTMPTDQRAVLEQVREIPYGNQVDVERLARMTPELDPDNEDDLILVRTALDENPAPLLLPDHRVRDGPSAAPPAIEQKLRSLEEL